A section of the Sporanaerobacter acetigenes DSM 13106 genome encodes:
- a CDS encoding RNA polymerase sigma factor: MEQDMELIKQTLSGNEEAFAKIIDRYKGYIFAVILNFIKEHDEAENIAQEVFLQIYISLPEYKTQNFKGWIGKIAANKSIDWKRKNINKHREKTIDNIENIVNVEELVFYKTPEDILIQKESREKIHRLCEDIPDIYKDVIIKFYFQEKSYEDIAREECTTTKTIASRLYRGRNMLKKKWREENETL, encoded by the coding sequence ATGGAGCAGGATATGGAGCTGATAAAGCAAACACTATCAGGAAATGAAGAAGCATTTGCCAAAATAATAGATAGATATAAAGGATATATATTTGCTGTTATATTAAATTTTATTAAGGAACATGATGAAGCAGAAAATATAGCACAAGAAGTTTTCTTGCAAATCTATATTTCCCTTCCAGAATATAAAACTCAGAATTTCAAAGGGTGGATAGGCAAAATTGCAGCTAATAAATCTATAGACTGGAAAAGAAAAAATATAAATAAACATAGGGAAAAAACAATAGATAATATTGAAAATATAGTAAATGTTGAGGAATTAGTTTTCTATAAAACTCCAGAAGATATTTTAATACAAAAAGAAAGTAGAGAAAAAATTCATAGATTATGTGAAGATATACCAGATATATATAAAGATGTAATTATAAAATTTTATTTTCAAGAAAAAAGTTATGAGGATATTGCCAGAGAGGAGTGTACTACTACAAAGACGATAGCTTCTAGGCTTTATCGTGGACGCAATATGTTGAAAAAAAAGTGGAGGGAAGAAAATGAAACATTATGA
- the groL gene encoding chaperonin GroEL (60 kDa chaperone family; promotes refolding of misfolded polypeptides especially under stressful conditions; forms two stacked rings of heptamers to form a barrel-shaped 14mer; ends can be capped by GroES; misfolded proteins enter the barrel where they are refolded when GroES binds), with protein sequence MAKEIKFGEDARRSMEKGINQLANTVKVTLGPKGRNVVLDKKFGAPLITNDGVTIAREIELEDPYENMGAQLVKEVATKTNDVAGDGTTTATLLAQAIIREGLKNVAAGANPMILQRGIHKAVDKTVEEIRRFSKEVESKEAIAQVASISAGDEEIGKLIAEAMEKVGNDGVITVEESRSMGTTLDVVEGMQFDRGYVSPYMVTDAEKMVAELDEPYILITDKKIANIQEILPVLEQIVQQGRPLLIIAEDVEGEALATLVVNKLRGTFNCVAVKAPGFGDRRKDMLQDIAILTGGTVISEELGYELKDTTIDMLGKARKVKVDKDNTTIVDGEGNQADIENRVKQLKVQFEETESEFDKEKIQERLAKLSGGVAVIEVGAATETELKERKLRIEDALAATRAAVEEGIVPGGGTVLVDCIPAVAKLLDETEGDERTGVNIIVRALEEPVRQIAANAGLEGSIVVEKVKAEGTGVGFDALRERYVSMIETGIVDPTKVTRSALQNASSVAAMVLTTESAVADIEEEDPMAGMGGGMGGGMPMM encoded by the coding sequence ATGGCTAAAGAAATAAAATTTGGTGAAGATGCACGTCGTTCAATGGAAAAAGGTATAAATCAACTTGCAAATACTGTTAAAGTAACCCTTGGACCAAAGGGAAGAAATGTTGTTTTAGATAAAAAATTTGGTGCACCACTTATTACTAATGATGGTGTAACAATTGCTCGTGAAATAGAATTGGAAGATCCATATGAAAATATGGGTGCTCAACTTGTTAAAGAAGTTGCTACAAAAACTAATGATGTAGCTGGAGATGGAACTACTACTGCTACATTACTTGCTCAAGCAATCATAAGAGAAGGACTTAAGAACGTTGCAGCTGGAGCAAATCCAATGATTCTTCAAAGAGGAATTCATAAAGCTGTAGATAAAACTGTTGAAGAGATAAGAAGATTTTCAAAAGAAGTAGAATCAAAAGAGGCTATAGCTCAAGTTGCTTCTATTTCAGCTGGAGATGAAGAAATAGGAAAATTAATTGCTGAAGCTATGGAAAAAGTAGGAAATGACGGAGTTATCACAGTTGAAGAATCAAGATCTATGGGGACTACATTAGATGTAGTAGAAGGTATGCAATTTGATAGAGGATATGTATCTCCTTATATGGTGACAGATGCTGAAAAAATGGTAGCTGAATTAGATGAACCATATATACTTATTACAGATAAAAAAATTGCAAATATCCAAGAAATATTACCAGTTCTTGAACAAATAGTACAACAAGGTAGACCATTACTTATCATTGCCGAAGATGTAGAAGGAGAAGCTCTTGCAACATTGGTAGTTAATAAATTGAGAGGAACATTTAACTGTGTAGCTGTTAAAGCTCCTGGATTTGGCGATAGAAGAAAAGATATGCTTCAAGATATAGCAATACTTACTGGTGGTACAGTTATATCTGAAGAATTGGGATATGAATTGAAAGATACTACAATTGATATGTTAGGAAAAGCTAGAAAAGTTAAAGTTGACAAAGACAATACTACAATTGTTGATGGAGAAGGAAATCAAGCTGATATAGAAAATAGAGTTAAACAATTAAAAGTTCAATTTGAAGAAACAGAATCAGAATTTGATAAAGAAAAAATACAAGAAAGACTTGCAAAACTTTCTGGTGGAGTAGCTGTAATTGAAGTTGGAGCTGCTACTGAAACTGAGCTTAAAGAAAGAAAATTGAGAATAGAAGATGCGTTAGCTGCTACAAGAGCTGCTGTTGAAGAAGGTATAGTTCCTGGTGGTGGAACAGTTCTTGTAGATTGTATACCAGCTGTTGCAAAATTGTTAGATGAAACTGAAGGAGACGAAAGAACAGGAGTAAATATCATTGTTAGGGCTCTAGAAGAACCTGTAAGACAAATTGCTGCGAATGCGGGACTTGAAGGCTCAATAGTAGTAGAAAAAGTTAAAGCGGAAGGAACTGGAGTTGGATTTGACGCATTGAGAGAAAGATATGTAAGTATGATAGAGACTGGAATTGTTGACCCAACAAAAGTTACTCGTTCAGCTCTACAAAATGCTTCATCAGTAGCTGCAATGGTTCTTACTACAGAAAGTGCAGTTGCAGATATAGAAGAAGAAGACCCAATGGCTGGCATGGGCGGCGGCATGGGTGGCGGAATGCCAATGATGTAA
- the groES gene encoding co-chaperone GroES, with amino-acid sequence MNIKPLGDRVVIKMIEAEEKTKSGIVLPSSAKEQPQMAEVMAVGPDIVNDEKKKDQIKVGDRVIFSKYAGTEVKLDGVEYTIIKLNDVLAVIE; translated from the coding sequence ATGAATATTAAACCATTAGGAGACAGAGTAGTTATTAAGATGATTGAAGCTGAAGAAAAGACTAAAAGTGGTATAGTTCTTCCAAGTTCAGCAAAAGAGCAACCACAGATGGCTGAAGTTATGGCTGTAGGCCCAGATATCGTAAATGATGAAAAGAAAAAAGATCAAATAAAGGTAGGAGACAGAGTTATATTCTCAAAATATGCTGGAACTGAAGTTAAACTTGATGGAGTAGAGTATACAATAATTAAGTTAAACGATGTTTTAGCTGTTATTGAATAA